A region from the Rhodamnia argentea isolate NSW1041297 chromosome 7, ASM2092103v1, whole genome shotgun sequence genome encodes:
- the LOC115749611 gene encoding beta-glucosidase 24-like has translation MSSSLPSPTMTLLLAFYVVVSLVLILSVSSTEGADAIDEPTVKRSDFPNDFLFGVASSAQQIEGSAAGGKGPSMWDYYATRARIQDGSNASVAIDSYNRYKEDVRILKELGVNTYRFSISWSRILPEGTVSGGINQQGIDYYNNLIDKLVASGIKPFVTLMHNDLPQALQAKYGGFLNRSIVNDFRDYCEICFKTYGDRVKNWITINEPLVTAVFGHDLGFAAPGRCTHCPAGNSSTEPYIVTHNHLLAHATAVRLYREKFEADQKGEIGITLVGKNYVPYSDSLDDKAATERALEFAMGWFIDPLVNGDYPSTMRSLVKDRLPTFTAQEKKLMKGSFDFIGINYYTAIYAQNIPEDERKVPTSYSDDSFVKGSVTRDDIPIGLKAEGIEWIYRYPDGLVQILDYIKRKYQNPKIYITENGVTEANVEGRPLADALNDPHRIDCLKQHLARLLKAMKNGVNVQGYMHWSLADNWEWASGFVPRFGLYYTDYKDNLKRIPKASARWYKAFLQDDQ, from the exons CGATAGATGAACCAACTGTCAAGAGGTCAGACTTCCCAAATGATTTCTTGTTTGGAGTCGCCTCTTCTGCTCAGCAG ATCGAAGGATCTGCAGCAGGAGGAAAGGGACCAAGCATGTGGGACTATTATGCTACTCGAG CCAGGATCCAAGATGGGAGTAATGCATCGGTTGCTATAGACTCGTATAATCGTTACAAG GAAGATGTAAGAATCTTGAAGGAACTCGGGGTAAACACATACCGATTCTCCATCTCCTGGAGCAGAATCCTTCCTG AAGGAACGGTCAGTGGTGGAATAAACCAACAGGGTATTGATTACTACAACAATTTGATAGATAAATTGGTAGCATCTG GCATCAAACCTTTTGTCACATTGATGCACAATGACCTACCTCAAGCCTTGCAGGCAAAGTATGGCGGATTCTTGAACCGTTCCATAGT GAACGATTTTAGGGACTACTGCGAGATTTGCTTCAAGACATATGGAGATCGGGTAAAGAACTGGATTACCATAAATGAGCCACTAGTTACAGCGGTCTTTGGGCACGACCTTGGATTTGCTGCACCGGGTCGGTGTACACATTGTCCCGCCGGTAACTCTTCCACAGAGCCTTACATCGTGACCCACAATCATCTGCTTGCACATGCAACTGCTGTTAGGCTCTACAGAGAAAAATTTGAG GCTGaccaaaaaggagaaattggaATTACCCTCGTCGGAAAAAATTATGTGCCATACTCGGATAGCTTAGATGATAAAGCTGCAACAGAAAGAGCTCTGGAATTTGCTATGGGTTG GTTCATTGATCCGTTGGTGAATGGAGACTATCCAAGCACAATGAGAAGCTTGGTGAAAGACAGATTACCCACTTTCACTGCACAGGAGAAGAAGTTGATGAAGGGGTCTTTCGACTTCATTGGTATCAATTACTATACGGCAATCTATGCTCAAAACATTCCAGAAGATGAACGCAAAGTGCCAACTAGCTACTCTGATGACTCGTTCGTGAAGGG TTCAGTAACCAGGGACGACATACCAATTGGTCTAAAG GCTGAAGGGATCGAGTGGATATATAGGTATCCAGACGGTCTGGTGCAAATTTTGGACTATATAAAACGGAAGTACCAAAACCCAAAGATTTACATTACTGAGAACG GTGTTACTGAAGCAAATGTAGAGGGCCGTCCACTGGCCGATGCGCTGAACGATCCTCACAGGATTGATTGCTTGAAGCAGCATCTCGCACGTCTCCTTAAAGCGATGAA GAACGGAGTGAATGTGCAAGGATACATGCACTGGTCACTCGCAGACAACTGGGAATGGGCCTCGGGCTTCGTACCAAGGTTTGGGCTCTACTACACTGACTATAAGGACAACCTCAAACGCATTCCTAAAGCATCTGCCAGATGGTACAAGGCTTTTCTCCAAGATGACCAATGA